The nucleotide sequence ATCTGCTCGTTTGTTCTCAAGTACGGATACGACTTCCCTTCGTCTATAGCCCACACATTCGTGAAGTCCCAGCCTGCAAATGTGGCCTGCTGTTTCATTTGAGCTGTCGTCTCGCCCGTGCCGCCATCTGATGTGGTCATGCCGCTCGTCTGCGTATCCCAGTAACTTTTGTAAATATTGCTCCAGATAAGGCTGTTACCCCCCCACTAGACCGCCGGTGTAGCTGCTGCCTGTCACCTTGCCCGTAGAGTAGCTATTGGTGATGGTGCTCCCATTGTTCCACCCCACCAGACCGCCGGTATAATTGTTGCCTGTTACNNNNNNNNNNNNNNNNNNNNNNNNNNNNNNNNNNNNNNNNNNNNNNNNNNNNNNNNNNNNNNNNNNNNNNNNNNNCCCACCAGACCGCCGGTATAATTGTTGCCTGTTACGTTGCCTGTGGAGTAGCAGTTGGTGATACTACTCTTGAAGTCAGAGTAGAACTCCCCCACCAGCCCACCGGTACGATCGTTGCCTGTTACGCTGCCTGTGGAGTAGCAGTTGGTGATAGTACTGCAGTAGTTATACCCCACCAAACCACCGGTGTAGTTGTGACCGGTAACGTTGACGTTCTCCAGTTTAATATTCATCAGTTTGGCACCACTTGTGCGGCCAAACAAAGCCTGATAGTCATTCGTTGGTCGGTTTATCGTTAAATTCTTGATTACAAGCCCGTTACCGTCGAAAGTTCCTGTGAACGGATTACCAAAAACACCTATCGGCATCCAGTTGCTGTAGCCCGACAAATCCAAATTGGCCATGAGAATGTACTTGCCGTTGAGCGAATAATTGGGGTCCACTCCTATCTTGGCAAGCTCTTCAGGCGTTCGTATCGGTATCTCATCGGAGTTGGGCTGACGAAGTGGCTGTGGTTCACGAACAATATTCCCAATGCTCTTTTTTATCCCTGACGGCACTGCTTTCGTCATGTCATACTTTGCTGTATCTACCGCACTTTTCACCATATCTCCTTTTTCCGTCACATATATGTCGTCGCTTGTTCCAAACTGTCCGTCCTTCCCTGCGCTGGCCACTATGAAGCCGCTTTGAGTGTCTGCTGTCGGCTTCGGTATCACGCTCGCCAGCATACCCACCATCAGCAGCGATATTAAGCCTATCAGCCATATCTTCTTCTTTATCCAATCACCTCCTCACTGCAATTCGCAAAATTTTTTCTGCAAACAGGACATGCATGTCCCATTCTAAAAATATTTGCAGGAATATAGACAACGGCACAAGGCTGCGCCTCATGCCGTCGTCAGATAAAACTTCTGCTCATGAACATATGTGTTGAACACATTTAAAGTGCTGTTGACAGGTTTAAACGCTATCGTATTCATAACCTGCTCATAGTAGTACGGACGTCCCCACGGGTCCGTTATACCACTTGCGTCGCCCGTCCATTTGATGCCGCGGGACTGCAGCACAGCTGCGATGGAGTTCGGTATCGTGGGGTCATTGCTGTTTATCGGCGGCTGTCCGTTCCCTTCATCGGCCATGTATGCCGTTATAACGGTTCTTATTGCGTTTATATCCGCCATTGCTCTTGCCTCCCTTGCCCTATCGGTATACGTCAGGAATCTCGGCACCAGCACCGCTGCAAGTATCGCTATGATCGCCACAACAACCAAAAGCTCTACCAGCGTGAAGCCCCTTTTGCTCTTTATCCGTTTTTTCAGCGCTTTCAACATGCAAATCACCTCCCAAAAAAAAATAAACCGGAAAACCCGGCCGCTACTTTTTCTCTTTTTCCTTTTCTTTCGGCAACCATACCTGATAAGGCGCTTGTCTTTTGTGCAAATCTTCTTCCATATCACTTTCTTTTCCCCGCATACCAAATATTGCGGAAAATGCAATGAAAACAGCATACGACATCACCAAAATTACATAAATTTCAAGTAAAGGATGTTGTACTAAATATGTTGCTGCACTATGACTCCACGATATCATGTCATGCGTAATCCATGCCGAGTTCTGTTTAAAAAACACTACCACGCTTCTGAAAATTGAAACTTTATGTAACATACCTACTGCAATCAAAAATATAACAAACAAAAACCATATGGGTCTTAAAAACCTGATACCTGCTATTACACACCAGCTTATGCACATGATCGTACCTGTTATTAAAGCCATTGTCAGCCAAAACAAGAGCTGTCCTACAAGAAATGGCAATTCTATCAACCAAGTAACCGTACCGATAAAAATATTCAATATCCTATCTATTGTAGACACTCTCCTCTTTTCGTTTTTCTTAATTATACCAAAATCCTGAAATCTTTTCACAAAAAGAAAGGTGCGGATAATGCTCCGCACCTTCTCATCACTTAGAAGATACTGCAATGCTGTTAGGATCGGGCGTCTGTGTCAGCACTGCAAAAGTCGCTGAATCTGGCTGACCTGCTGTAGGCTGTACGCTGTCAGTTGTGTATACGTCGTCAGCTGTGTTGAGTTTGCCATCTTTGCCGGGTGATATGATGATATAGTGGACATTGTTATCACTGCCTATCGCAGTTACATAATAATATGGATAGCCCCACGGATCTTTGATGCCGTCCTTTGTGGAATCCTGCCAGTTGATTCCGCCCTTCTGCAGTATCGTTCCTACATAGTTCGCATCTGCAATCTTATACGATGGATATACGCCCTGGCCCTGGTCTGCCGTGTAGGTTTCGATGACGGTTTTCATCGTGCCCAGGTCGCTCATCGCTCTCGCCTGACGTGCTCTGTCTGTGTAGCCCAACAGCCTCGGCACCAGCACCGCTGCAAGGATGGCTATGATCGCCACAACAACCAAAAGCTCAACCAGAGTAAAACCTTTGTTGTTGTGCACGTTCTTCACCATTCTGCCGAACCATGTCTTCTCCACATCTCTCACCTCCTCCTTCTCTGTGTCTGTTCTCCTGAACAGCTTCACCATAGCACCACTCCTTTCTTTTAGTACGCGTTTGCACGCGCCCAATAAAAAAAGCACGGCTTTTAACCGTGCTTTGATGGACTAATTAATACTAATGTTTTATATTTAAACCATTGTTCAACTTTTTGCATTTGTTATTCCTTTGACTTCATATTTTTTTACATTTCTCTCATTTATGGTGATACTATATAATTCAATACATTTTTATCAAAGGATAAATAAGTGTCTGGTTTCGGATTTAAGAAAAACATAGATTGAGCCGTATCTGTTGATAATAGCATTAACGACGTAATATTTGTCTGATTATCTTTCATATACGTTATCGTTAATTTTAAATAGTTAGAGCCGTTTATATTATTTACCATTAAATCCATACTGTTCACAGTATTACCTGTGGCCATATCTGTAGCCGGATAATTAGATATTACATTGACGTTGCCTACTGATAAAGGCAATTCAAATGTTAGTGTATAAGTATCACTTCCGTTCATGTTCATATAATATCCATGCTGTTTTATATAATCTATGGTTACGATGTAACGATTATTATTGCTGTTATCCGTTGTAGAAGATGTCTCTTGTATTACGGTTTGTTTATACAAATATGGGTTCCCCCATGGGTCTTTTATGCCGTTTGCATCGCCCGTCCATTTAATACCGCGAGATTGCAGTATGGCTGCTATTGAATTGGATATTGTAGAATCATTACTGCTTATCGGATACTGTCCTTTACCCTCATCCGCAGCATATGCTGTTACTACTGTTGCCATAGTCTTTAAATCTGTCCTCATTCTTGCTTGTCTTGCCCTATCGGTATAACCTAGCAATCGCGGCAATAATATCGCTGCTAGTACGGCTATAATTGCTACAGCTACAAGCAATTCTTGCAATATAAATCCTTTATTGTCTTTTATCCATCTCATGAATCTATTCGACAAATTTTTCACTTCCTTCCTGAAATATCGTTTCTGTGACTTCTCCCATCCCCTAAAGGAGATGAGTCTTCCCGCAGCGACTCTATAAAATCACATTCCCGATATTTGCATTTGCACAGGCGTATACCTGTCTATTGTTGTGCCATCGCCCAATTCACCATCTTCATTGTATCCCCATCCCCAAACAGTTCCATCACTTTTCAACGCCAGAGTGAATTCATTTCCCGCATCTATTGCTATCACATTTGTTAAATTTTGTACCTGCACGGGGGTATGTCGTTCTGTTGTTGTACCATCACCTAACTCACCGTAATAGTTATATCCCCAAGCCCATACTGTTCCGTCTTTCTTAAGAGCTAGTGAATGACTGTACCCTGCACTTATTGCCACCACATCGGTCAGTCCTTGTACCTGTACGGGAGTATATTGGTCTATTGTTGTTCCATCTCCTAACTCACCGCCATAGCCATCGCCCCAAGCCCAAATTGTTCCGTTACGTTTTAATGCTAATGAAAAATCATACCCTGCACTTATTGCCACCACATCAGTCAGTCCTTGTACCTGTACGGGAGTATATCGATTTGTTGTTGTACCATCACCTAACTCGCCGTAATAGTTATTACCCCAAGCCCATACTGTTCCGTCTTTCTTNNNNNNNNNNNNNNNNNNNNNNNNNNNNNNNNNNNNNNNNNNNNNNNNNNNNNNNNNNNNNNNNNNNNNNNNNNNNNNNNNNNNNNNNNNNNNNNNNNNNNNNNNNNNNNNNNNNNNNNNNNNNNNNNNNNNNNNNNNNNNNNNNNNNNNNNNNNNNNNNNNNNNNNNNNNTCCCTGTACCTGTACGGGAGTATATCGATTTGTTGTTGTCCCGTCTCCTATCTGGCCATAATTGTTACGTCCCCAAGTCCAAACTGTACCATCGCTCTTTAAAACTACTGTATAATACTCTCCTGCACTTATTGCCACCACATCGGTCAGTCCCTGT is from Caldanaerobius fijiensis DSM 17918 and encodes:
- a CDS encoding RCC1 domain-containing protein, which translates into the protein KKDGTVWAWGNNYYGELGDGTTTNRYTPVQVQGLTDVVAISAGYDFSLALKRNGTIWAWGDGYGGELGDGTTIDQYTPVQVQGLTDVVAISAGYSHSLALKKDGTVWAWGYNYYGELGDGTTTERHTPVQVQNLTNVIAIDAGNEFTLALKSDGTVWGWGYNEDGELGDGTTIDRYTPVQMQISGM
- a CDS encoding GLUG motif-containing protein, translated to MLASVIPKPTADTQSGFIVASAGKDGQFGTSDDIYVTEKGDMVKSAVDTAKYDMTKAVPSGIKKSIGNIVREPQPLRQPNSDEIPIRTPEELAKIGVDPNYSLNGKYILMANLDLSGYSNWMPIGVFGNPFTGTFDGNGLVIKNLTINRPTNDYQALFGRTSGAKLMNIKLENVNVTGHNYTGGLVGYNYCSTITNCYSTGSVTGNDRTGGLVGEFYSDFKSSITNCYSTGNVTGNNYTGGLVG
- a CDS encoding prepilin-type N-terminal cleavage/methylation domain-containing protein, which translates into the protein MSNRFMRWIKDNKGFILQELLVAVAIIAVLAAILLPRLLGYTDRARQARMRTDLKTMATVVTAYAADEGKGQYPISSNDSTISNSIAAILQSRGIKWTGDANGIKDPWGNPYLYKQTVIQETSSTTDNSNNNRYIVTIDYIKQHGYYMNMNGSDTYTLTFELPLSVGNVNVISNYPATDMATGNTVNSMDLMVNNINGSNYLKLTITYMKDNQTNITSLMLLSTDTAQSMFFLNPKPDTYLSFDKNVLNYIVSP
- a CDS encoding GLUG motif-containing protein: VTGNNYTGGLVGWNNGSTITNSYSTGKVTGSSYTGGLVGG
- a CDS encoding type II secretion system protein, whose amino-acid sequence is MLKALKKRIKSKRGFTLVELLVVVAIIAILAAVLVPRFLTYTDRAREARAMADINAIRTVITAYMADEGNGQPPINSNDPTIPNSIAAVLQSRGIKWTGDASGITDPWGRPYYYEQVMNTIAFKPVNSTLNVFNTYVHEQKFYLTTA
- a CDS encoding prepilin-type N-terminal cleavage/methylation domain-containing protein gives rise to the protein MEKTWFGRMVKNVHNNKGFTLVELLVVVAIIAILAAVLVPRLLGYTDRARQARAMSDLGTMKTVIETYTADQGQGVYPSYKIADANYVGTILQKGGINWQDSTKDGIKDPWGYPYYYVTAIGSDNNVHYIIISPGKDGKLNTADDVYTTDSVQPTAGQPDSATFAVLTQTPDPNSIAVSSK